AGTAAAGAGCTGTGTGTGACTGCTGTTGTTGCCAGCTACAGTTTACCAGTGTTACGATGCAGGCTAGAAAAGGACAGGAGGAATCAAAAAACATCAGTGTTgcattttagttatttttcatttcctcataTCACTGGAAAGCTTAAATACATGAAGTGTGAATAGCCTCTCATGGTCCATCCCAGCTTgtgtaaaatgtttctgatgaACTAACTGTACAGGTAACTTTTCACCATTTGTGAGGCAAAGAAATCAGGGTTCCAAGTGAGCTGGAAAACAGTACCCTACCATGCAATTTTTATCTAGGCTCTCCACCCAAAAGCGTAATCAGAAATACCTGCTgataataactttttttttagttttttattttatccttcttttcatttttctgaatatggaggctgtttgcttttcttctgtagtgACTTCTAATGTTAAAGTGTGCCTTTGAGCAGTATCCCTCAACAtcattatttcaaaatcttatATATGCAGCTACTTtacatattcattatttttcttaaggcCTAGGgtgatgaaaaatattatttagaaaaaatgctTATAGGAAAATGTCATTATGAAAAAGCATAATACATGGGCTACTCACTTCATGGTTAGTTTTTAATCTCCTTTGTGAAGTtgaaattataattatatatgttTACTTTCCAGTTTTGGCTTTCtaatattttgatttgatttcagGTTACTATTGGCCAACTGTATTCCACGCAGAAATTGGTTATCGAGAGTCCGGGAAACACATAGCTATGAGAAGACTGATCCTGAAGCAACACTGGACCATCTTCAGCATCTTACAGTGCCACATATAGATGCATAAAGTCACTGCATGTCTGAGGTTTTCTGTTCAGCAAAAGAAATGTCTGAGAGACTCTGTTTTTGGCAACCAAAGTActattttcttatgtttcacACATTCTAAAATGTATTGCTGTGATTTACAATAGCATGTAAGGTAGTCCTGAAATCTGTTTGCTTGTATGTCCCATGTGATAAAATAGTTCCTGCCCTAATTTGGCAATAAAAGTTCATTAAACTACCTGTAACCAGATACATTCTTCAGATGCTGACCTTTTCTCTCACTTTGCACGAAAGATGTGTTAGATTTAAAACCCTTCATTCAGTTACTAAGAGTAAATTCTTACTGAtcctatttcatttaaaaatgtacagcatCTGAATTAAATCACTAAATACatagttcattttaaatattaaaactgtaTGGTATGAACAGAGCAAGAACGTTCCCTGATATTTCAGGAGTTGACATAAAAGTTTCACTTGTTTCTTCAGTTTGAGAGTTAATAATGAGTTAGCAAGAGTTAACAATGCGTCTCACCCTACCTGTAACAACGAATAGATAGTAATTTATATGATAGAATATAAGACTTGCAGGTTGAGAgctctaaaatatattttcaccaCTGACaccttttctaatttttttgaGGTACAGCTATTAGCAGAAAGTACCAAATCACTTCATGCAAGATTTCCCTTTTTCACAAAACTCCTGAATTCcgtagaagaaaaaaaatacctacctatgaaaataatttgagtgCTCTAGGACAGGAGTTGGAAGTAAGCTTTTACCCAGCAGAAGTGGAACACTCAGGATagctttttattgcttctttttaaatctgtagATTAATCAacacttttaagaaaatatgtttttgtttttgtttttttaaagctgtattttatatGGGTTCTGTTCAAGTCGCTGCTGGgctaatatttgttttctgttagaaacctgaagaaaaaataagtacaaaGCTTTTTAACAGCATTTCCAGGGGGTTGctttgttgttgtcgttgtcattttaaacagaagcagaaactcAAAACTAGTTCCATGACATAATGgcctttaaaaatcttttacttttcttgctTCCCAAATTCATCTTTGTTTAGACCTTGTACTGTTTTGCATTGCCCATGCTGTGACAACATTCTTAATGCAGAGGATAGACAAAGTGTCTTAGAGCAAACTTCCAGTCCTCACTACCATTTAAAGTATCCTTTATAATTTTGTAGTTATATTGAAATGTATAGTAATGCATTCCATTAACTATATAGTGTACAGATTAAGATACTACAACTACCTGAGACTACAAATTTAGTCTCCATTctcactttcaaaaaaaaagaagtacagTAATAATTCTCCTAGGTAGATAAGTATTGCAATGTAAACTGTGCAGAGTGaccattttattaaaatggaatttaattattttgataagGAAAATATGTTAGTTTCTCATTCTAAAATGAGAACTTCATAACTGGAAAATTAAGTGCGCTTAAGTTAATGGGTGGAAGTGTAGGAGAGGAAAGGTTTGATTATTATTTAAGCTTCCAGTGAACTCAAAGAAATGTAATAACATCTTACACGTTTAGAGAACACAGGCTTGGAAGCACTGCCAGTTTTACACTCTAAGAAACTTGGCCATCTACAATACGtgcaaaatctttctttaaaacagcttCGTTACTGGCAGCATTACCTACCGAATCAGGATCACAGAATGTGTgctaggaaacaaaataaacatcctTGCAAACAGTGTAGCCCTAATTTATGAAGAGGAATGATTGcatctgtaacattttttactttttaaatctcagttttcaacgtatgttaaaaaaaaaaggggggggggtgtcaaATAGAGTCCTTTTAAATGCACgatcatttctttcaaaatactagTACCTATCCAGGGAAGGTCTTTATTGTTCAGTTTCTGCTAATAATACAGCTGTAGATGTCACACGTTGTCATACAGGCATGCAATCATGTGAATATGAATTTCTTATTAATTGCCTTAAAAGTATGAAGGAGATTATTTCTATGTTAAtgcctgaaaattattttgttaagtTTTGAGGGTAGATAAAACACAGCTGCGCTCCTAATTTGTGCCATCTGCTCCTGCTTTTTTGTCTCAAGGTTACCACTCAGATTCTCCCTTAGCTATCAGTACCTGTAAAGGAGCACTGGTAGTCTTCAGGATACATTCTACAGACCcatcaagaaaaatgtaaatgaagtcCAGATTCTGTACTTCCCTCTTTCCCCAGTCAGTAGTGCAGAGGTTAAGACAGCTCGCTTACTCAGTCAAGGAAAATTTAGTTCTTATTCCAAATTAACCATCAGCTTACCATACAGTATTTATACATCACTTATTAGAAGTAACTTAAGAAATTTCTGCTACAAAGAACCCAAAACCTGTATAATACTATCCAACTTGTAAACACAAATGCAAAGGTATTAGTATACCTAAATGGTATACTCCTCAAATCCCACACAATCACTGCATTTTAGATGTCTATTCCCTGTTTGGGCCAgatctgtttcctttcctcaCCAACACACATGTAGTGCACTCCCCATTAGTGTTAGTTATGGGCCTATCAGCTGTATGGGATTGGAAGATAACTAGAAATATTATGTTGTCCTCGCCtaatgtccatttttttttttttatcataatgTACCCAGCTCTGTGTAAAAACAGCTTATCAAATGCTTCATTGTTGAAATCCTACAAGCTATGGAAGGAAAATACTTAGAAACTTCACCTGGCTCAGGAAGCACAGGGCAGAAATAGTTGTAGGCTGGGACACCTTCAGTTTCACGTTCACATGCACTTGTCCTATTCTTACTCTTTGCTTGGCTTACTCATATTGTCACTGGTGGAGGCAGTGTGCTAGAGAGATGGCACTTTGGCCCAACCTCGTAGTTTCTGTGCCCTTAACTGCTGTGCCTTCCGTACTCCAACAGCAGAGTTTACGTTGCAGTACTCATTAAATCTCTTTCTTGGCACTCTGTCAGTAGTTTTACTGGATGTTGTCAAAGCAGTGTAAACAACGGGAATAGATCGAACACAAAGGAATGATCCCATGATTTATGTAGTGTTCATTATAAAAGGaatatcctttttctttataagaGAAGGCAGGCAGCTCAATAAATATCTATTAAAGCTGCAAtgctttatcaaaaaaaaaaaaaaacttgcttttgtGTTACACTGAGATGTTAGTCTGTCTGCGATCTTAACATTTTAGCAAGCTATTTACATCAGTAGTATGTACCAAAATTTGACTACCTACATATACTGGTTTGTGATGAATTTTACAATATAAACCTGGAAACAgctctccagaaggaaaaaagaatacttCATTCAACATCAGTAGCTGTTTAAAGGAGAAGCATGTCTGTTGTGTTACAATTTCTCACTAGATTTTACTGCAATTGAAAGTTCAGTTTCAAAATGCCTAGATATATCAGCAAGAAAGTTCTTCTGAAGTAAAGCCACCCAGGAGAGCAGCATGTGAACACTTCACATCTGATGTTGAAATAGGCCAAGGATTTTAACTTACTACTAGCATGTAGAAAGGGACTTCTGTATGAAACTTCACCAAGTttccaaatattaaaaagcGTTACTTTTACCTTCTAGTATCAATAGgttgaagaaaaagtaattttacagAGAAACACCAGCTCCTCAACTTATTTCCTGTAATGCACCATAATTGTGTCTCTCTAGGTGTCCAGTAAGGactgtatatacatacatacgtAAATAGAGCCATGAGGAGTTATGTATTGGctgttttcctcagttttcCGTAATGATCTACAGTGAAATCCTGGCATCACTGAAGTCATGATTACACTGATTGCTTTGTTCCCTGGTTCTTAACATGGGCAACATTATTTCATACTCTAGGAGTGTTTTGCTTgataacttttatttaaaaaaaaaaaagaatgaatgtgTGTAGTTCTTTTAACGGAAGTTTatattcttgcttttcttttttcagtattttagaaTAGAAAGTATGTGCACGAACCCTTAatgtggaagcagaaaaaaaaaaagagaaaccagtAATTTCTCTAGTACTGTGCATTTTCTACGAttttgtgataaaaaaaaaagacaggaactCTCAAACCTCTTTCACAGATGTATGCTTCTTCAAAGAATTCTGCCGTTTACATAGAGAATTAACTATCATCAGTGTGTTGTAAGAGCTGCTTCTTTCtaaacttctttccttttttgtggtTTAAGCCCACTAACTACTGAAGCCTTGCAGGGGCGATGGGAAGTGATGGCAAGTCGTGCATTCAGATGACTGTTCTATGTTCAGAGGGAGAGAACTATGGAGACCTGCGAAGAATGCTCGGGCTTTCTACTGAAAGAGTACaccacataaatatttataccaGTCTTTGGAAATATGCTAATCCAAGGCAAGTAATTTTCCCTCTCTTAAATAGAGTCATAAAAAACAATTAAGGTGATTTAATTACTGCCAAGCCCAGAGAACAGATTTTGAACTCTTGACAGATGAACATTCATCACAATGCCATGTTATGCTAACCCTATAACACAAGTGTCTGAACAGAACAGACAATTAAACCTCGATCGTTTCTCCTACCTTCATGCAGTACTTTGGGCTGAATCCAGATCCTAGGAAGTCAATGGAAGCAGAAGCCAGACTTTTCAAGTTCTGACTGAAAGCCCCAGGTCTAAATTAAACACAAGTAGTTTGCATGCAATTTTGTAGTTCTTCATGATGCCAAAGTAAATTTAACTTCACAGTCctttactgaaattatttcaatcTGAATTTAAACGTTATTATAAACtgcaaataaatgcttaaaGGACATTTAACTTTGATGTCCCTCACAGTTACCCAATATAGAAGTTcaattgttttaaactttttggGTTTATTTATACCTATAAAATCCTTTGACGTCTATCTCTTTGTTATGTCCTTAAGGGcatggggaaaggaaaataaataaataaataaataaatctgcataAACTGAAAATCTGTAGAGCTGGAGTTTTTCCAAGAGTGCTAACaaatctttatcttttttatttcttaagttGGGGTAGGGAGGGTGTTTATGAGTACATTCTCCAAAAGTTATGCACTGAATCTCTAAAAAATATTCCATGAaccaaaaaaatattccatgcaACCAAACAGAAAGTGTGTTTCACTTAACATTTTACTCTGTtgggctttttcattttataaaattagaACTAATTCaatttgaatatatttctttgaGAATAAAGTTATATGCAATGTATCTTGACCTATGACATCGAGCAGCAGCCCTGTACTTTGTTTATTCAGGGTTGCTAGCGTTCAGTACATACATGTTCTACTTCTGATTTTTACACAATGCCCAATGTAATCTTTGGTAAAGCCTTGCATTTCCATAGTCCCCAGTAACTTCATCgatgaaaatacagagaactGTGCAAGCGGTCTTTGAAACCTGCTTTGGAAATCTCTCCTTatataaaatcttaaaagtACAAAAGTGTACTGTGTACAACAGAGAATGTTTCTACCCGCTATAAATAACTGCAACTAGCTATAATTCTTCTGTGTACCTCTGCCCAGATACAGAAATCAGAACATGGCTACTCTTTTAAATCCTGTTTAAGGAGAGAGCCCTCCAGCCCGCCCTTTTTTGGTGaaatttccttcttctctgaagcaattaataataaacaaaacacagaaaaaggaatggGCCCCAGAAGTTGAAAGTATTACATTGTACTTAAATGAAGAATCTATCTTAATGCCATTACCAACACATATCAGCTTAAGAGCACATTATTTCATTGATATAACTATCTGAAGAAAGGCTAATTCATAGCATATTATTCCATGCAAAACCCTGTAATCTGATAATGCACAATTCTAAAACAAACTTCTGTATGGCAGTAACAGAGTTGTCTATTTTCCCTTAAATCACTTCCATGCTTTTGGAAAGAGTTTACATGGAACTTGGAAAGCAACAGTAAGAGCTTCTGTTTGCATGCACAGAGCTTCTactttgtgcatttttaaagcaagtatGCTGAGCACAGACACAGGTACTGCTCTAATACCAAGACGGCTTCTGGAGGAATTAAACACCACCTTATATTTGGCTGTACTCCGATGCCATAATCTATAGCTTACGTATGTTTTTTTCAAGAAGGGGAAGGGCAGGCTGTGTTTCCAGAAGCAGCACGTGTTAGCAAAACTGCAGGGACTGCAAGCTGAAGTTCCCTCTCTTTCACATCTTTTCCCCTGCTTCCACCACCTCTGATTCTGTACCAGCTCACTGAGAGGGCAGGTCATTTGAGCACCTATTGTATAAGTAGGGGGAATTTTATAGAGGTGCAAATTTTTCTAAGGCACATATAATgggctttaaaatgttttgtatctTCAGAGGAAATGAAGATCTGAGAAAACTCACAgcatgttctgttttaaaaatgaggatAATCATTGAAGGCCTTGCTAAAGAATACACATCCAAAGGTCAAAGCTTTTTCTGCATCCCGAcaatatctactttttttttttccatcaaaaaatTAGTATCAAAGTAATGCAAGTCAAGCTGCAGAGGAGCCATAAAAAAACTCTACCGAAACCTGCTTATTGTCCACCTGTGCTAGTAAAGCTTCCTCCTCGGACAGCTCTCACAAGACACCTGTTTGGAGAGCATGCCATGTGGCTCTGGCAGGACCCCTGTCCCAAACACTGCCTGTCAGCCGCCAGAGTTCGTGGTTATGATGAGACTTTGTGGTCAGTGCGAGACTCCCCAACAGCTCTGTCCCTGCCACAGGAGCTGCAACATGCAGCATGTTAGGGCCTGGGCACAAccaggctggggagctgcaaaCTATCTGGTTACATCCTGCTGTCTGGAAGATGCAGAAAAAGGATCTGTGTCGGTGGGTTTTTTAGAAgctttttagaagtttttattCTTACAAACCCATCTGCATTGGTACGTTTTACTTAGTTTCAGGACTTGAGACACCAGTGGCAGTCAACCTCCAGGCTTGCAATGCAAGAGTGAAGGGGAAATCAGGTAAGTGTCCAGCGCTACGGTGCACACAAGCCCCCTTCCCAACAACATACAAATACTGGAAAAGGCACAGCAAAATAagctgaataaattaaaattacttgaGAAATGCGATGCAAAATGTAACATAAGGAGAGCTGAACtaaagcatttgctttcattCATTAGTGAGGATACCCTCCCTTTTATCACATTGTCACTCCTCAGTGAGAAGGTCATCCAATTCAGTCACTGCTCcccaaatatgaaaatacagaaatgtgtgTGAGACAGACACCATCTTTTACTTTACATTACTCAACGGTGTTGTTATCAAAGTTCTCCTGACAGACTCAGTatcagcaaacatttttaactCCTCCTTTGCCCCGTTTTTAGGCCCGTCAATTGTGTGAGAAGCAGCAAGCAGCCTATTTTAAGCAAAAACACTTTTGCAGAAGTCCCCGTTGGCTGCTATTAGCCAGACGCACGCAGGTATCCGCACCCAAGCCTGGGGAAGGCTGTGAGTGCTATCAGAGCCCGTTGAGTGACAAAAACCAGGGCAGCCCCGACCCAGACCCAGCTCTGAGGCTGGGGGCACAGCCAAGGTGGGGCAGGCACTGAAGTTCGTCAGGGGCCCTCGTTAGGGAGCATCATATTGTTGCGGAGACCGCTGgattgaaaaaataatgctaaaaaGGCAACGCACAACACCGCTATCACAGCACCATGGCTCTGGAAGGGCTGTGCAAGCAGGAGAAGCAGGGTGCTGTGTTACATCTGTGGCAAACGTGGGGCTCGTGTCACTCGGGTGCTCCGGCGATCAGGTCGTGAGGTGATGCCTGAATCAAAGCCTCAGAAAATGACgtcgaggaaaaaaaaagaaaatagtgcGTCACCAAGACCAACACCAAACCACACGCCACTCAATCCCCTCGTATCCTccaaaaactaataaaaaagaCCCCGCGAGCCACGGCGATGCCCCGTTTCTTCCTCAGGTGtgcctcccccccgccccccgccccgtcaGTGGAGGGGCGCGGCCGCCATGTCGGAGCAGCCGTCGGGGGCGCGGCGGCACCAGCGGAGCGTGTAGTTGCGGCCCTCGTTGTTGTCCCAGTACTCGCCCTGCTGGCTGCGGTAGCGGACGGCGAAGTGCAGGGCCGAGCCCTCCCCAGAGCTCGGCGGGACGCACAGGGTGAAGCCGTAGCGCTCGGCCGGCGGCTCGACGGCAGGGGTCGCGGCGGCGGCCAGGGGTTCAGCCGGGACGTCCATGAAGGAGAGCCACTCGTTGAAGGTGTAGCGCACCGTCACCTCGGCGGGGCCGCCGCACGGCAGCACCTGCACCGTGCCCCGCACGCCGGCGGCCGAGGCGGGCCGGCAGAGCCGCTCCAGGCACACTCGCTGCCGCCGCAGCCGCTCGGCCGACGGCGCGCCGCCGTCGGGGAAGTCGGGCTCCAGGAGCAGGGCGgccggcggccgggccccgctgGAGGGaagccccggggctgctccgggcTCCCCCGCCTCGACGGGCGGGCTCTGCAGGACGGAGAGGGCGGCGGGCGGCACCCGCGGCTCCTCGGCGTCGCTGAAGTGCTTCACGCTGGCCAGGCTCAGCCCCAGCGAGTCGGCGAACTGCACCCGCTTCTTGCACTTGGGGCAGCAGCCCGGGCCCGCCgtcgcctcctcctcctcctcctcgtcctcctcgtcctcctcttccttcccctccacgCCGGGGGCCGGCGACCGTCGGCAGCGgcgcagctccagcagcagcagcccctccgCCCGCTCCCCCGACGGCTGCCGCTtcgcccccgccgcgccgctcCCCCAGAGCAGCCGCTGCTCGCCGGGGGCCGTCAGCTCCTGCTGCGGCTGCAAGGGGCTCGCCATGGCCCCCCCGGGCCCTGCCCGTCCCCTCCGGTCCTGTCCCGTCGGGGGCCGGCCGGCCGGCACCGCTTTATCCGGCGCCCCCGCCGCAGGCCCCGGGTGGGGGGCGCGTCCCCCGGCGGGCCCAGAGCCACCCCGGAGGGCTGCGGCGGAGCTGCGGGCGGGGGCgggccctgcctgccctgccctcccctgtcccagagCGAACGAGGAGGAAATACGAGGCGTTTTCGGCGGACGGGCGGGCGGGCACGTCGTCCCCCGCCGCCTCGCACCGCCGGGGGCCGCGGTTTCCACAGCGAGGGGCAGAGAGCCGCGAGCAACGCCGCCGAGAGTTTTATGGGGtttggaggagggaagaagggggaaaacaGCCCGCACACAGCCGCGGGGGGGTCCGTCCCGCCGCCCCTCAGCGCCCCGGGTGAAAACGCGGGGCCCGGGGCTGAATGCTGCCGGGGTAGAGCTGGTTGGTATTGACATAGCTGTTACTGCCACTGCTGTGCTTAGCGTTGCTCTTCTTGTGGTTGTTACTGCTGCTATGCTGCTGTTATCGTTTAGGCTTCCATCCATCACGCAGCACCAGAGGAGGCCCTAAGAAGAAACCCAGAGGGCCAGGGTTAAGCAGGACAAACCC
The genomic region above belongs to Cygnus atratus isolate AKBS03 ecotype Queensland, Australia chromosome 2, CAtr_DNAZoo_HiC_assembly, whole genome shotgun sequence and contains:
- the PPP1R3G gene encoding protein phosphatase 1 regulatory subunit 3G; translated protein: MASPLQPQQELTAPGEQRLLWGSGAAGAKRQPSGERAEGLLLLELRRCRRSPAPGVEGKEEEDEEDEEEEEEATAGPGCCPKCKKRVQFADSLGLSLASVKHFSDAEEPRVPPAALSVLQSPPVEAGEPGAAPGLPSSGARPPAALLLEPDFPDGGAPSAERLRRQRVCLERLCRPASAAGVRGTVQVLPCGGPAEVTVRYTFNEWLSFMDVPAEPLAAAATPAVEPPAERYGFTLCVPPSSGEGSALHFAVRYRSQQGEYWDNNEGRNYTLRWCRRAPDGCSDMAAAPLH